GGCGCGCCGTTTGCCGAGCGAGTTCAAGCGTGGTCTGCGCGTCACGACGCCCGAGGCGATGAACGTCGTCGAGATGGCCCTCACGAAGCTCGGCAAGGAGCTCGCGCAGGATATCGGGCGAGCGATCGGCTTGTCGGGTCGTGACGATCGCTTGCTGCTGGCCGAATTGCAAAGCGAGGACCTCGGGCGGGTCGGACGCGTTACGAGCGTCAACGCCTCCTTGCTGCGCTCGCTGCTCGCCGCCGGAATCACCCCGGTCGTGAGCTGCGTCGCGGTGGACGAGGGCGGCGAGGCTCTCAACGTCAACGCGGACACGGCGGCGGGCGCCGTTGGCGGCGCGCTCGGCGAAGGCGTCGTGTTCCTGACGGACGTGGGCGGCGTGTACCGCGCCTACCCGGACCCCGACAGCCGCGCCTCGACGCTTTCCAGGGACGAAGTTCGGCAAGGCGTCGAGGCGGGGTGGATCGCGGGAGGAATGATTCCGAAGGTCGAGGCGGCGTTGACGGCGCTCGAGCGTGGCGCGCCGTTCGCGGTGATCGCCTCCGGCATGGAGGCGGGCGTGTTGCAGCGGGCGGTGCGGGGAGAGGCGGGAACGAGGATCGTGCCGTAAAGCGTCGGGCGGGGTGTTCAAACCCCGCCCCCCGCCGACCTCGTTTTACCGAGCGCTCGGAAGCGCGGTGTCCAGCAACTTCAACGCCGTGTCCGTCGCGTCGCGAATCAGCGTCGGGTCGGCGGTGACGTCGCCGGGTTGGTGGTAGTTCACGTCGATGCCTCGGTGGAAGAACAAGCTCGGCACGCCCGCGTCGATGAACGGCCCGTGGTCGCTGCCGCCGCTGTCACGGAACACCTGTAGCGACGGGATGACGCGCTGCGCGGCTTGCGAGAGCGAATCCGTTCCGCCCACGGCGAGCGGTGTGACGTCCACGCCGACCATGTCGA
This genomic stretch from Deinococcus yavapaiensis KR-236 harbors:
- the argB gene encoding acetylglutamate kinase produces the protein MIVKYGGNAMKSLDLRRAVALEIAALRRETSVVVVHGGGPVIEKELAARRLPSEFKRGLRVTTPEAMNVVEMALTKLGKELAQDIGRAIGLSGRDDRLLLAELQSEDLGRVGRVTSVNASLLRSLLAAGITPVVSCVAVDEGGEALNVNADTAAGAVGGALGEGVVFLTDVGGVYRAYPDPDSRASTLSRDEVRQGVEAGWIAGGMIPKVEAALTALERGAPFAVIASGMEAGVLQRAVRGEAGTRIVP